The following proteins are encoded in a genomic region of Glycine max cultivar Williams 82 chromosome 18, Glycine_max_v4.0, whole genome shotgun sequence:
- the LOC100808720 gene encoding probable protein phosphatase 2C 26 isoform X2: protein MAVCEGEGVLRLKRETMAIPMLRAAMISHSQSQPLIHSISAIYETAKRRKRVVFSSSSSELNPVIRSEVSFCVGTCLIPHPKKVNTGGEDAFFVSNYNGGVIAVADGVSGWAEEDVDPSLFPRELLANASNFVGDEEVNYDPQILIRKAHAATFSTGSATVIVAMLEKNGTLKIANVGDCGLRLIRNGHVVFSTSPQEHYFDCPFQLSSERVGQTYLDAAVCNVELIQGDTIVMGSDGLFDNVFDHEIVPTIVRYKDVAEAAKALANLASSHAMDSNFDSPYSLEARSRGFEPPLWKKILGMKLTGGKLDDITVIVGQIVSS from the exons ATGGCAGTGTGTGAAGGAGAGGGAGTGCTGAGGTTGAAGCGGGAAACAATGGCAATTCCCATGTTGAGGGCTGCAATGATTTCTCATTCTCAATCTCAACCACTCATTCATTCCATATCTGCTATTTATGAAACCGCTAAGAGGAGGAAGAGAGTGgtgttctcttcttcttcttcagaacTTAACCCTGTAATTCG GTCAGAGGTATCATTTTGTGTTGGGACTTGCCTCATTCCACATCCAAAAAAG GTTAACACAGGTGGGGAAGATGCTTTCTTTGTGAGCAACTATAATGGGGGAGTTATTGCTGTTGCCGATGGTGTCTCTGG TTGGGCTGAAGAGGACGTGGATCCTTCGTTGTTCCCTCGTGAATTGCTTGCTAATGCTTCCAATTTTGTAGGAGATGAGGAG GTGAACTATGATCCTCAGATTCTTATTAGGAAAGCACATGCCGCCACTTTCTCCACAGGCTCAGCTACTGT CATCGTTGCTATGCTGGAGAAGAATGGAACTCTGAAGATTGCTAATGTTGGAGATTGTGGATTAAGACTCATCCGTAATG GTCATGTAGTTTTTTCCACTTCTCCACAAGAGCACTACTTTGACTGCCCATTCCAACTAAGCTCTGAGAGGGTTGGCCAAACATACCTTGATGCAGCG GTATGCAATGTGGAGTTGATACAAGGAGACACAATTGTCATGGGATCCGACGGGCTTTTCGATAATGTttttgatcatgaaattgtgcCAACCATTGTTAGATACAAAGATGTTGCAGAGGCTG CAAAGGCATTAGCTAACTTGGCAAGCAGTCATGCAATggattcaaattttgattctcCCTATTCGTTGGAAGCCAGGTCTAGG GGTTTTGAGCCACCCTTATGGAAGAAGATTCTTGGAATGAAGCTTACAG GTGGAAAGCTTGATGATATCACTGTAATAGTTGGTCAGATTGTGAGTTCATGA
- the LOC100808720 gene encoding probable protein phosphatase 2C 26 isoform X1: protein MAVCEGEGVLRLKRETMAIPMLRAAMISHSQSQPLIHSISAIYETAKRRKRVVFSSSSSELNPVIRSEVSFCVGTCLIPHPKKVNTGGEDAFFVSNYNGGVIAVADGVSGWAEEDVDPSLFPRELLANASNFVGDEEQVNYDPQILIRKAHAATFSTGSATVIVAMLEKNGTLKIANVGDCGLRLIRNGHVVFSTSPQEHYFDCPFQLSSERVGQTYLDAAVCNVELIQGDTIVMGSDGLFDNVFDHEIVPTIVRYKDVAEAAKALANLASSHAMDSNFDSPYSLEARSRGFEPPLWKKILGMKLTGGKLDDITVIVGQIVSS, encoded by the exons ATGGCAGTGTGTGAAGGAGAGGGAGTGCTGAGGTTGAAGCGGGAAACAATGGCAATTCCCATGTTGAGGGCTGCAATGATTTCTCATTCTCAATCTCAACCACTCATTCATTCCATATCTGCTATTTATGAAACCGCTAAGAGGAGGAAGAGAGTGgtgttctcttcttcttcttcagaacTTAACCCTGTAATTCG GTCAGAGGTATCATTTTGTGTTGGGACTTGCCTCATTCCACATCCAAAAAAG GTTAACACAGGTGGGGAAGATGCTTTCTTTGTGAGCAACTATAATGGGGGAGTTATTGCTGTTGCCGATGGTGTCTCTGG TTGGGCTGAAGAGGACGTGGATCCTTCGTTGTTCCCTCGTGAATTGCTTGCTAATGCTTCCAATTTTGTAGGAGATGAGGAG CAGGTGAACTATGATCCTCAGATTCTTATTAGGAAAGCACATGCCGCCACTTTCTCCACAGGCTCAGCTACTGT CATCGTTGCTATGCTGGAGAAGAATGGAACTCTGAAGATTGCTAATGTTGGAGATTGTGGATTAAGACTCATCCGTAATG GTCATGTAGTTTTTTCCACTTCTCCACAAGAGCACTACTTTGACTGCCCATTCCAACTAAGCTCTGAGAGGGTTGGCCAAACATACCTTGATGCAGCG GTATGCAATGTGGAGTTGATACAAGGAGACACAATTGTCATGGGATCCGACGGGCTTTTCGATAATGTttttgatcatgaaattgtgcCAACCATTGTTAGATACAAAGATGTTGCAGAGGCTG CAAAGGCATTAGCTAACTTGGCAAGCAGTCATGCAATggattcaaattttgattctcCCTATTCGTTGGAAGCCAGGTCTAGG GGTTTTGAGCCACCCTTATGGAAGAAGATTCTTGGAATGAAGCTTACAG GTGGAAAGCTTGATGATATCACTGTAATAGTTGGTCAGATTGTGAGTTCATGA
- the LOC100807683 gene encoding bone sialoprotein 2, whose translation MNSGTIDFVEENGNGSDSDANSDDAPEYYQPISAVDDDGSSDDEHDGELRHVPNGFAVHVMVKNGISSLDLNDIAEKSSSDEEEEQEEEEEERREDFERALREEENRRNAPLTIENATRVMDVMRRESFAGVVPDWAARDPNDRWVDQLRRLRQSSNT comes from the exons ATGAACAGTGGCACCATTGATTTTGTCGAAG AAAACGGAAACGGGAGCGACTCGGACGCGAATTCCGATGATGCACCGGAGTACTACCAGCCGATTTCCGCTGTTGACGACGACGGGAGCTCAGACGACGAGCACGACGGAGAGCTCCGGCACGTTCCGAATGGTTTCGCGGTGCACGTCATGGTGAAGAACGGGATCTCGTCTCTGGATCTTAACGACATCGCAGAGAAGAGCAGCAGCGACGAGGAGgaggaacaagaagaagaagaagaagagaggagagaggaTTTCGAGAGAGCGCTGAGAGAAGAAGAGAACCGGCGAAATGCGCCGCTGACGATAGAGAATGCAACGAGAGTTATGGATGTGATGCGCAGAGAGTCTTTCGCCGGAGTGGTTCCCGATTGGGCTGCTCGAGATCCCAATGATCGTTGGGTCGATCAGCTTCGCCGATTGAGGCAATCGTCGAACACTTGA
- the MT2 gene encoding malonyltransferase: MSSSLALPSTPFFANGTRIFALKHSLPRSRVSMSVSAGSQASVHQALFADYKASTSFLFPGQGAQAVGMGKEAQNVPAAAVLFNKANDILGFDLLDICINGPKEKLDSTVISQPAIYVTSLAAIELLRAREGGQQIIDSVDVTCGLSLGEYTALAFAGAFSFEDGLKLVKLRGEAMQDAADAARSAMVSVIGLDSEKVQQLCDAANQEVPEAEKVQIANYLCPGNYAVSGGLKGVEVLESKAKSFKARMTVRLAVAGAFHTSFMEPAVSRLEAALATTEIRTPRIPVISNVNAQPHTDPNTIKKILARQVTSPVQWETTVKTLLTKGLKKSYELGPGKVIAGIVKRMDKGADIENIGA, translated from the exons ATGTCTTCCTCTCTCGCTCTTCCTTCCACTCCCTTCTTCGCCAATGGAACAAGAATCTTCGCTCTCAAGCACTCTCTCCCTCGCTCTAGGGTTTCCATGAGCGTCTCCGCTGGATCTCAGGCTTCCGTTCACCAGGCTTTGTTCGCCGATTACAAGGCCTCCACTTCATTCCTCTTCCCGGGCCAG GGTGCTCAAGCTGTTGGAATGGGGAAAGAAGCTCAAAATGTGCCTGCTGCTGCGGTTTTGTTCAACAAGGCAAATGACATTTTGGG GTTTGATCTTCTTGATATATGCATCAATGGGCCAAAAGAAAAGTTAGATTCCACCGTTATTAGCCAG CCTGCTATTTATGTCACAAGTCTTGCTGCTATAGAGCTACTTCGTGCACGTGAAGGAGGTCAGCAGATTATTGACTCAGTTGATGTTACATGTGGTTTAAGCCTGGGAGAATATACTGCTCTGGCATTTGCTGGGGCTTTCAG CTTTGAAGATGGACTCAAGTTGGTCAAACTGAGGGGAGAGGCCATGCAG GATGCCGCTGATGCTGCTAGAAGTGCTATGGTTAGTGTGATAGGACTGGACTCAGAGAAGGTCCAACAATTGTGTGATGCAGCCAATCAGGAAGTTCCTGAAGCTGAGAAGGTTCAGATTGCCAATTACCTGTGCCCA GGAAACTATGCTGTCTCTGGGGGATTAAAAGGAGTTGAAGTGCTAGAATCCAAGGCAAAGTCTTTCAAGGCTCGAATGACG GTGCGCCTAGCTGTTGCTGGTGCTTTCCACACTAGTTTTATGGAACCAGCTGTGTCAAGATTGGAAGCAGCATTGGCAACAACAGAAATCAGAACCCCAAGAATACCAGTCATCTCCAATGTGAATGCACAGCCACATACAGATCCTAACACAATAAAGAAGATATTGGCACGCCAG GTTACTTCACCTGTTCAATGGGAAACAACAGTGAAGACTCTTCTAACCAAGGGTCTGAAGAAAAGCTATGAACTGGGACCCGGAAAG GTTATTGCTGGAATCGTCAAAAGAATGGACAAAGGTGCTGATATTGAAAATATCGGTGCTTAA
- the LOC100137082 gene encoding dihydroflavonol reductase (The RefSeq protein has 1 substitution compared to this genomic sequence), producing MSKVVCVTGASGAIGSWVALLLLQRGYTVHATVQDIKDENETKHLEEMEGAKSRLHFFEMDLLDIDSIAAAIKGCSGVIHLACPNIIGHVEDPEKQILEPAIKGTVNVLKAAKEAGVERVVATSSISSIMPSPNWPADKIKAEECWTDLEYRKQKGLYYPIAKTLAEKAGWEFAKETGFDVVMINPGTALGPLLPPRINSSMEMLVSVLKGGKETYEDFFMGMAHFKDIALAHILALENKKAAGRHLCVESIRHFSDLVDKVSELYPEYDVVKLPKDTQPGLLRASTKDASTKLIDLGLEFTPVDQIIKDAVESLKSKGYV from the exons ATGTCGAAGGTGGTTTGTGTCACCGGAGCCAGTGGCGCCATTGGATCATGGGTggccctcctcctcctccagcGTGGTTATACGGTCCATGCCACCGTCCAAGACATCA AGGATGAAAATGAGACGAAACATTTGGAGGAAATGGAAGGAGCAAAGAGTCGTCTCCATTTTTTTGAAATGGATCTTCTTGACATCGACTCCATTGCCGCTGCCATAAAGGGTTGCTCCGGCGTAATCCACCTCGCATGTCCTAACATCATCGGTCATGTCGAAGATCCTgag AAGCAGATACTGGAGCCGGCGATAAAAGGAACAGTTAATGTGTTGAAGGCGGCGAAGGAAGCGGGGGTGGAGCGCGTGGTGGCGACTTCGTCGATCTCATCCATTATGCCAAGCCCTAACTGGCCAGCTGATAAGATTAAGGCAGAAGAGTGTTGGACAGACCTTGAATACTGCAAACAGAAGGGG TTGTACTATCCCATTGCAAAGACTCTAGCAGAGAAAGCGGGTTGGGAATTTGCAAAGGAGACAGGTTTTGATGTTGTCATGATAAACCCTGGTACAGCTTTGGGCCCTCTGCTTCCACCAAGAATCAATTCAAGCATGGAAATGCTTGTTAGTGTTCTCAAAG GGGGCAAAGAGACGTACGAGGACTTCTTTATGGGAATGGCTCACTTCAAAGACATAGCATTGGCACATATTTTGGCACTTGAGAACAAGAAAGCAGCAGGAAGGCACTTGTGTGTGGAATCTATTCGTCACTTTAGTGATCTTGTGGACAAGGTTTCTGAGTTATACCCTGAATACGATGTGGTCAA GTTGCCAAAGGATACCCAGCCAGGGTTGTTGAGGGCAAGTACAAAGGATGCATCAACAAAGCTGATTGATTTAGGTCTAGAGTTCACTCCTGTAGACCAAATCATCAAGGATGCAGTGGAGAGTCTGAAGAGCAAGGGCTATGTCTGA